Genomic DNA from Armatimonadota bacterium:
GTGGACGTCACCGGGGAGGCCGGGGTACCGCAGATGGCCATGGGGGCCACCCAGAACATCGTCCACCCCGTGGACGAGAAGCGCCGGTGGGTGTTCCTCCTGCCGCAGACCGCGGCGAGCGCCATCCAGGCGGTGACGTTGGACATGCGGCTGCGGGGAATCCGGACCGTGGGCTACATCGGGTTTAACGACGTGTGGGGGGAGGAGTGGTGGACCTCCCTCTCCCAGGCGGCCCCGAACCTCGGCATCCGTGTGGTGGCCAACGAGCGCTATGCCCGGGCGGACACCAGCGTGACGGGGCAGGTGCTGCGCCTCCTGGCGGCACGGCCGGACGCGATCCTCATCGGCGCCAGTGGAACCCCAGCTATCCTCCCGCATCGGACCCTCCGGGAGCGGGGGTATCGGGGCATCATCTACCACACGCACGCCGTCGGAGACCCCGACGTCCTGCGAGTCGGCGGGAAGGACCTGGAGGGCGCGTTGCTCCCGGTCGGCCCCGCGGTGGTAGCGGATCAGCTTCCGGACAACCATCCCAGCAAGCGGCCGGCCCTGGAGCACAAGCGGATCTACGAGAGCCGGTACGGGCCGGGGAGCGTCTCCCAGTTCGGGGCCCACGTCCACGACTTCTGGCTCATCGTCCGGCCCGCCCTGGAGCGGGCCCTTCGACGGGCGAGCCTGGATAACCTCCCCGCGTTCCGGGCTGCTCTCCGGGACGAGATCGAGGCCACCCGGAACCTGCCCGGGGCCCACGGGGTGTTCACCTACTCGCCCATCGACCACCTCGGGCACCGGTTCGAGTACAGCAACGTCTTCGTCCAGGTCCAGGGCGGAAAACTGAAGCTCCTGCGCACCTTCCTCCCACGTCAGTAGAGGGGGACGGGAAGCCGTCGGTGGA
This window encodes:
- a CDS encoding ABC transporter substrate-binding protein, which translates into the protein MRRWTVLGLVVCVALAGILGAGYAQAPRVIRIGVVVSATGPAAALGIPVRNAFLLYEELFRDAIPGHRIQYIILDDATNPTLAVQNARKLIAEDRVVAIAGSTVSVSALAMVDVTGEAGVPQMAMGATQNIVHPVDEKRRWVFLLPQTAASAIQAVTLDMRLRGIRTVGYIGFNDVWGEEWWTSLSQAAPNLGIRVVANERYARADTSVTGQVLRLLAARPDAILIGASGTPAILPHRTLRERGYRGIIYHTHAVGDPDVLRVGGKDLEGALLPVGPAVVADQLPDNHPSKRPALEHKRIYESRYGPGSVSQFGAHVHDFWLIVRPALERALRRASLDNLPAFRAALRDEIEATRNLPGAHGVFTYSPIDHLGHRFEYSNVFVQVQGGKLKLLRTFLPRQ